The following proteins are co-located in the Flexistipes sp. genome:
- a CDS encoding biotin/lipoyl-containing protein, with amino-acid sequence MITKREYYANVEGFEEEYKLAVEEKDYHVFEVDVMGEKHTADFRQINESIYSLIIDNKSYSVEISEDGDQFEVLVDGDSYNVEILDDMKRLMKLRADVGLEGRQVVESQMPGYIWKTLKEVGDEVEAGEPVMILVAMKMENEIKAPKDGVIEEIFVKASEDPQESTVGTGDKLFVIE; translated from the coding sequence ATGATTACAAAAAGAGAATATTATGCAAATGTAGAAGGTTTTGAAGAAGAATATAAACTTGCAGTGGAAGAGAAGGATTACCATGTTTTTGAAGTGGATGTCATGGGAGAAAAACATACGGCAGATTTCAGACAGATTAATGAAAGTATTTACTCACTGATTATCGATAACAAATCGTATTCTGTTGAAATAAGTGAAGACGGTGATCAGTTTGAAGTGTTGGTTGACGGTGACAGCTACAATGTGGAAATTCTGGATGATATGAAGCGGCTTATGAAATTAAGAGCTGATGTAGGGCTCGAAGGACGTCAGGTTGTTGAATCTCAAATGCCGGGTTATATATGGAAAACGCTGAAGGAAGTTGGCGATGAAGTTGAAGCGGGAGAACCCGTTATGATTCTTGTTGCCATGAAGATGGAAAACGAAATCAAAGCGCCCAAAGATGGTGTTATTGAAGAAATTTTTGTAAAAGCCAGTGAAGATCCCCAGGAAAGCACTGTCGGTACAGGGGACAAGCTTTTTGTTATTGAATAG